One window from the genome of Bufo bufo chromosome 4, aBufBuf1.1, whole genome shotgun sequence encodes:
- the LOC120998822 gene encoding protein PET117 homolog, mitochondrial gives MSTRSKVVLGITGVLSVGTVVGVHVKQNLDRERLRLGVVHDLERQRRKEENRRLLQEQIDLTKQLESEREKSLSHEATNQS, from the exons ATGTCTACCCGATCCAAGGTGGTCCTGGGTATCACGGGGGTTCTGTCTGTCGGCACCGTGGTTGGGGTACACGTGAAGCAGAATCTGGACAGAGAG AGGCTGCGTTTGGGTGTCGTCCATGATCTGGAAAGGCAGAGGCGGAAAGAGGAAAATCGGCGTCTTTTGCAAGAACAGATTGATTTAACCAAACAGCTGGAGTCAGAACGAGAGAAGAGTCTTTCACATGAGGCGACAAACCAATCTTAA